In Phaseolus vulgaris cultivar G19833 chromosome 7, P. vulgaris v2.0, whole genome shotgun sequence, the genomic stretch TGGAAGATATTTCCAATTTCAAAATATCTTTTacaatccaatttttttttaaaagtatattttaaattacagaatttgaattttttttaaaattttattctaaattataaaatCCAGAAGATATTTGTAATTGAAGAATACATTTTGAATTCTATAATGGAAAGTTTTCTAGATCATCTATTCCAAAATGAAAAAcgtcaataaaataaaatatattttttgatattttaagaAGCTATAAAGTTACAAGAAGAAACGTCATACAACAAATATCAAGTAGTTTTGAGTAGAAAACAGTACAATATTTAATATGcgaaaaaatttaatttcataatttctTCATGTATttcatactttaaaaaaattcatttcaaaTTATGCAATACATAATACAAATTtcaaactataaatttatattctaGACATTTTGTagattctaaaatataaattttgtatagtAAAATATAGAatgtgaaatataaaaaaatcataaattttaatttttgaattcaaTGATCCAAAAAGTTTCCCGATTCcacattatgaataaaaaaaattaaatgaaaaatgtacaaggtaatttggatatttttgaaatatgagATAGAGGAAAAAAAAGCAgcatggggtgcaggaagaatttccCAAAAATAGAACATCTAacaataaaacattttattcttttattcaattaaatttttgtatGTACATAagttaactaatttaaaaattatacttacCTTAATTTCTAACGGGTTAAGGATAAAAACTTTCACACTTAATTCTTATGCACTGACGctagaaaatatatttacacAAATATTGAATTAAAGAAAATTGGTAATTCTTTTGgacataaatttaattaaaagaataaacatAAGCAGGTGATGTAGTGAGCAATTGAGAACCCAAATCCCGTAGTAGAGAGTGAGAGAAGCTTTTGGAAATGGCAAAACTATGGTGCTTCAGTGGAACCCCTCTACTACCTTCTCGCAACCAGGTACTACTATTTCTACATCATAACAAATCTAATTTAACTCATCTGATTTTTGTTGTGGCGTTGCAATTGCAGTTTCGAAGGAATCATGGAGTCCAAAGGTGCTCAAACACTAACATGCTCAAAAGCATGAACACTTATGCTAGTATGAACaaagaaagtgaaagtgaaaccCCTCAGATATTGAAAATAGTGGTGACCGGAGTGACAGAGCTCTTGAGGCTTTTCTCTCCTTCTTTTGATCAATCAAGGTGTCTATACCTGCTCAATCTGCAACCTTATTTACTTACCATAATCTACATATCTTCTAATTACTCACTCCCACTTATTTATATGCAGCTTTGAGAAACAGAGTGATCAATTCCCAATTTCAACCGTCGATGATGTTCTAAGTATCATCAAATCTGATTACGACAACGCTTATTTCGTAACAGGTAACATTCTTTCATTCTCCTCTTAGCAAACATTTTGTTACAAGTTTCTTTTGTAGTAGTTTATGCATTCTCAATATAAAGTAGTCTTAAGGTAATATTACCGTGTATGATATATCTGTTTATTTTAACAATGACTTCTGACTGTGCTTTCAAATAGTCTataaattcttaatattatCTTTCCCTGTTTAGCATCTTCTggctatttttttttacttccatttattttattgttgcgGTGATGACATCAGTTTTATTTTCCTGGTATGGTATCTGTCTCTAAATTTTTGCAAGCGGGATCGTGCTTGCAGATATGAATTATACGGCTTAAATTAATGGACGCATTTCTCACTTTTGTTTGGCAACTAGGGAACTTCACTTCTTCAATTTATGCTGAGAACTGTATCTTTGAAGACCCAACTATTAAATTTCGTGGTAAGAATTCTTGCCTTATACCTATAGTAACTTGTGTTTTACTCTTCCCCTTGTGCTTGGCTTGGCATGTCTTCTCTTCTTCTGCTTACTTTTCATCAGTTACTAGTTGTTGTtacagaaaaaaaagaaaacatcacTTTGAACAATGTTCAATCAACTGAAGCTATATGATGCATGGTAATACAGGTAGGGAGTTATACGCACGAAACTTGAAATTGCTAGTTCCATTCTTTGACCAGGCATCCATTATACTACAAAAGATTGAGAAGGTAGATATTCTCTGTAAATTAAAACTTTATACTCCTAGTCGTACAACTTGTAAATGCATATAAAAGGTTGTCTCCCTGTTGGAATTCTTGTCCAAAGGCACTCTTTTGTTGAAAAGAAAAAGTGCAGTGCATTAATCTTCCTCATTAAAACCATTTACACTTGTTTTGGTTACACATTAAGAAGATTCAAATTAACTGGGAGTGAATAAGAGTGATGTGTTcatgatcagaaaactttatTTTCCTTTGTTGCTAAGCCAGAGAATATCCAAGCATCACCTGGAAGAATGTACAAATGGGGAGTGGGTGGGCAACATTGGACTTGGCATGACTATTGGCATAGGATGGCCTTTTGCGTTTGGATATTCCATAGTTATATTGAGAAAATGGTCAAGTTTTAGAGGTGTAAATAGAATTGTATTTTAAACCAAATTTGACTTTCCATGTTTTTGAGAAAATCATTATAAGTTTATAAACGTTAACCAAAGTGGGAGATTTCTTTCCAATGCATTCTGAAGTATTATGTTCTGGAATCTAATCTTTGCCTTATGAGAAGTCTTTAGATGAAGGGGATTTCACTTTTAACCGGATATTGGGATGCTGGGGTACTTAATATCTACCACTTCATGTTCATGCATGGAGCCACGCCACCCCACCAATATTTATGTTATGCAACCAAGCAGAAGGAATACACTATTCTAAGAGATGTGACATAGTCTCTTATGAGAGATAAAGCGATTATCATTACTTGTAATGCTCGAGTAAAAGATGTAGAGTTGTAGAATGATGCACTACTTGGAGAGGGTTTTCaagtttataaaaaacttgTAATCTTTATTAGATATATCCTTCTTTCAATggcataattaaaattattttaggcTGCAATAGGGGttctatttcttttaattatctTGGTGTTCTGATTTTTGTTGGTGCTCCTAAGTCTTGTTATTTTCAGCCTTTGGCTGAGAAGGCTAAGAATAAATTAGCCTTTTCGAAAGGTAAAAGTTTAAGCATGATGAGAAGGATCCAATTAGTTGACTTTGTTATTTTTGGTATTATGGcatacaatttttaaatttataaatggcCTCTTATTCTTTTAAAGGAGGTTAATTGGTGGATTAGAAATTTCGTTTGGATTGGAGATGTTATTAAGGCTGGTTTAGTTATTGTTAAATGGAAAACAAAGTCTGTCTCCTTCGGTTAGCTTAGGATTTTGAATACACTACTATGCCTTGGTCTATTATTATACGTGTCAGATTCCTAAAATCTAAGTATTTGAAGTTTTCTTATCATTCTTCTTCTATTTGGCCTGACATCAATGAATATTGTGATACTGTTTTAGATAATACTTTCTGGATTGTTGGGAGGGtgatcaaattaatttttggaatgattTATGGTGTTCTTCAAAAAATTGTGTCTTTCACTGTTTTTGATCTCTGTGTCTTTATGTGTTCCCATCATCTGCCCTTGTTGCGTGTGGGTTTTTCCCGACACAGAATTATCCATTTAAATAGGCTGGTACTGGCAATTATTGGAGCTGAAATTTTGAATGTCAGAGAACCTTGACCGTTGAAATTTTGATTCAGTTCCACTTGTTGAAGTAGTTCAATTCAGATGCATTAATTTTGAATCTATGGTCTAGATAAACCATTTCTTACCCATTTGAGTTATGGTTTAGACCCTTAAAAGATCTGTTTCTCTCTTTTGATTATATGTGCTCATCTTTCTCTTTGTTAAGTTCCTATGTTGTCTTTCTCTGCAAATTGAAAGCCTACAATTCTCACGACTAAACACCTTATGTTAGATATTTGTTTTTAGACTGCACGTGGCatctttatttgtttttctgTTTCAGTTGTTGAATAAGTCTTTGAAGTCAAAGTAACTATTCATAAACTTTAGGAGAAAGTATTTCCGTCAGTTTTTTTGTTACTGCAAGTGTTATAAATGTATTGCAATTGGCAGCAGAGATGGAGAATAATAACGatctattttatttcaattcatatattttcttctttcagtATTTTGTTCCCTCTATTTTGCTATGTGCCTTTATTATGTAAAACAACaattggtatcatgagcttttttCTTACGGACCTGTGAAAATGGATGTTGATTCAAATTTCTCACAAGTTGCACCTCCAGTCTTTGATGGAGAAAACTACCATCTTTGTGCTGTCAAAATGGAGTCTTACTTGGAGGAGGATTATGAAATCCTTCCGCTGTCAAAATGAGTTAGTGGATTATGTTCCAGTAAGAGGTACCAGATTGCTGTCCGAAATTTATGAAAGATGCAATGTTTCTGTGTGTGAACCTGCAAATTTTGAAGAAGCAAAGAAAAGTCTAAATTGGATAGCTGTAATGAAGAAGTTGTTGTCAATGATCGAAAAAAACCAAACCTGAATTTGTTGTTGCTACAGCTTTTGATAACCAAGTCTTGTGGTTGGAGAAAATTTTAATCGATCTTAACATAGAGCAGAAGGAAAGTACGAACGTTTTTGTTGACAATCAAGCTGCAATAGCTATTTCCCATAATCCTTTTCATGGAAAACCAAGCATTTTATCATTAAGTTGTTCTTCTTAAAGGAGGTACAGAAAAATGGAGCTGTTCTAGTTTATTGCAAAATCGAAAACCAAGTTGCAGATTTGTTTACCAAGCCATTTCCAGCCAGCAAGTTTGAGTTCTTAAGACAGAAGATTGGAGTTTCCAGTTCCAAAATCAAGGAGgaatgttagtttttttttttagactGCACGTggcatctttatttatttttttgtttcagTTGTTTGTTGAACAAGTCTTTCTAGTCAAAGTAACTGTTCCTAAACTTTAGGAGAAAGTATTTCAGTCAGTTTTTTTGTTACTGCAAGTATTATAAATGTATTGCAATTGGCAGCAGAGATGTAGAATAATaccaatatattttatttcaattcatttattttcttctttcagtATCTTATTCCCTCTATTTTGTTATCTGCCCTTATTCTGTAAAACAACACCTTATTGCTGAATGTTTCTTTCAATCAGTCTCTCGATCTAACTATAACTAAAAGGACATTATCCTCTCGGGCTACACTGCTTACTCAAAAGATACATCTTGAAATTTTGCTCATGGTATAATTCATAATGCAGGATGTTGATTCTGACAGAAATTTTGTGCTGGCATCTTGGAAACTAAGGTGCTTGTCCCCTCCTTGTGTGCACGAATGAACCATCTATATTTCTTTTCTCAAACATTTTGTATTCCCTCAGTTAAGGAGTTACCCAAAACTTGAAATGGGTTGTTAAAAAAGGTAGAATAAAGtcttttcttaattttgaaTCTTGTGGTGTATAATGCTAGCTCAGTTGTACAACCTGGTCATATGTTGTATATATGTACCTGTATTGAATCAATGAAGACTATCTTGGTTCCCTCTATGTATGCATTGTTGAAAGAATGATAAAATGCCTCTAAAAGAAAAACGGTGAAATTCCATTATAGAAATAATTTGGTGATATTCCTGAATATACGTAAAATTCTGTATTTGGAATCTTTCACCTTTAGCACAAACACATAGTTTAGTACTAATAGGATTCCTAATGGGTTGCTGCCTGTAGCACTGCAGTATAATGAAATTAGGTACAATATATGTTGTCAATTTTATAGTCTTAGTTGATTCCTTAGGTTTGTCAGGTGTGCTACGATGGCCACCGGTCTTAAAGTATCCATGTATCTATTAAATAGGAACCATTGCCTAAGAAGATATCTGAACTCACATGCCTGGTCTCCATTCCATGATTTCATCTCTTTAAATTCTGAACTTCTTTGTTAATTTATTTGGGGGGTCTGATATGCAGGACCAACTTAAAGCTTCCTTGGAGGCCTCTGATTTCTATTGATGGAAGCACAGTTTATGAATTAAATGAAGATTACAGAGTCAGTCAAAATGCATCCTATTCTTTCTGACGTATACCTTTGCACCTACTGATGTGATTTGAGATCCATGTTAACTAGTGTCTGCTACTTTTTTGTTTGACAGATTGTTAGACATGTTGAGAGTTGGAACGTTTCTGCAGTTGAAGCAGTTTTTCAGATTTTCTCCTTAAACTCAGGTGGTTGAGATGGCACTTTTGGACGGAGTCACTTggtaaatatatatttcattgtGATTATTAATTTATGTAGTCGTTAAAGATGCAATATACGCCTAGCTATCAGTTTGTTTCATGATTGCAGAATATTTATATTctagaaaaaaatgtttataaatggTGTATTAGTTGATTGAGAATGTCAGTACATATACGCAACATGAAAAATCAAAAGGAATTTTGGGATTTGAACTTCTAGTTCTAATATTTTTTGCTTGAAAGGAGAACTGTTTCCCAAAATCGGGCAGTCATCCAAGAAGTACATAGCTGCCACAGAAGAAAAGCAAACAGACTTATTGTTGACAGTGCACTAAATTAAGCTGAGCAGGCAAAAGATTCCCTTTTCCATTAATTGTATGTTTGAAAAAAGTGTATGTCTGAAAAAAATTCTTCATAATTActtataaaagaagaaaataagaaataaaataagttttaccGGTAAACTAacattagtttatatttaagctaaaattcaaatttaattttttttagggaattttaataaaatatgttactTTTATGAGGaagtttgtttattttttccattttattctCTTATTTTAAAGGTAATTACGGAGAAGTTTTTCTGAACAAACTCTAAATTTGTTGCATTGGTCATACTTGCCTGTACCTGTAAGAAATATGGAGTGATTTAAATCATCATTTGATGGATCAGCTTTATCATTTGCACCACAAGACGTGCGTCTGTTGCTATAATGATGGGGTGAGATCAGTGTTTAGTGTAGAGCATCTCTAGACCATAAGTTCAGCGTCATAGTGCTGTTAGCAGAACAATTTTTTCTATGACACCCCGCTATTCTTTCCCTCCTCTCTGACCACTGCAGCACAACCATGAAGTTCAAAATTACCTTTTACTACCTTTAAAGTTTAAATGAAATTTCTCTTTACCTACAGTTTGACCCTCATCCATAATAGGCTAATAGCCCATCCCCAATCTTTAGTAGATTTGGTATTAGTATTTGCTTAAACCATATTTTGGTTGCATTTGAGAATTATGAAGGCTTTTGTACTTACTTTTTGACCAAACAATACTCCATATGCAGCAATGTGGATTTGGAGGAGTTAAGGCCAGGATCTAAGTCATGTGAAAGTTGGTCGTTTTAATTCATTTAGTATAGAAGATTGTAGGATGAAACATACGAATTTGGAGTTGCAATCTCTAACAATGTGGCTTACTATTTCAACGGCCAGCCTACTAAAGGTTTTACAATCTTCTGGGCCTCTCTCACATGCCAAATTCATTACATACTAGTTCTGAAGCCCAGGGGTAGATTTAATGTTAGAAAGTGGTAGTAAATAACGAAGTCCTGTTGCAGAGAATCTCCAACATGCCGATATTTTAAAGAAAGATATAGTTACCTTTCTATCTGTATTTTGCCTACCATATGATGTCTAATGGGGTCTATGAGACTGCTATGGTATTGAATCCGAGAATCCAATGTGCAACGATAGTGGTGCGTGGGCACCTGGTTGCAACTTTGCTCTGCcttaatctttaaaaatatatatataagattgTTGCACGGCATGTTTTATAAAACTCATTTTTTCCATTATAACTTAAAGTGTTACCATGAACCTCTGATAGTTCCACTTGGTGTAGAGGAGTAGAAACGGATAACCATTTAGCTATTTTGTTCACACAACTTGAAGACAACTTAAGATAAATAATTCCCAATAGGAATAAAATAACTGTACAAGATATACAGAAAGTTGAGGATACAGGGCAATATTCAAAGTTGAAATCTCATGAAAACAGTAGTTTCATTAATTGAAACACaagttgaaaatcaattttcataAGTGAGATCATGAATATGCAAAAGAACAATGAACCAATCctgtttcaaaattttagagttTAGTCTCTCCGCCAAGCGTAGAGCAACAAAGAGAAACCACCGTTACTACTCCCACACGACCTAGTTGATGAAGAGCACGAGCTCCTCCCTCCATCACTGCTCTCCTCCGTCCACTGCAACACACCAGAGCTTGACGGCGACAGTGTTGCAATTGAAGACGCCATAGTGGGTCCCATCAGCCTCTTCTTCATCAACTTCTTCTCTGGCCCCACCATTTCAGGCCACACTGCGCCACCATCACCTACTTGAAACAC encodes the following:
- the LOC137829903 gene encoding uncharacterized protein isoform X3 → MAKLWCFSGTPLLPSRNQFRRNHGVQRCSNTNMLKSMNTYASMNKESESETPQILKIVVTGVTELLRLFSPSFDQSSFEKQSDQFPISTVDDVLSIIKSDYDNAYFVTGNFTSSIYAENCIFEDPTIKFRGRELYARNLKLLVPFFDQASIILQKIEKDVDSDRNFVLASWKLRTNLKLPWRPLISIDGSTVYELNEDYRIVRHVESWNVSAVEAVFQIFSLNSGG
- the LOC137829903 gene encoding uncharacterized protein isoform X2; translated protein: MAKLWCFSGTPLLPSRNQFRRNHGVQRCSNTNMLKSMNTYASMNKESESETPQILKIVVTGVTELLRLFSPSFDQSSFEKQSDQFPISTVDDVLSIIKSDYDNAYFVTGNFTSSIYAENCIFEDPTIKFRGRELYARNLKLLVPFFDQASIILQKIEKSLMEKTTIFVLSKWSLTWRRIMKSFRCQNELVDYVPVRGTRLLSEIYERCNVSVCEPANFEEAKKSLNWIAVMKKLLSMIEKNQT
- the LOC137829903 gene encoding uncharacterized protein isoform X1; this encodes MAKLWCFSGTPLLPSRNQFRRNHGVQRCSNTNMLKSMNTYASMNKESESETPQILKIVVTGVTELLRLFSPSFDQSSFEKQSDQFPISTVDDVLSIIKSDYDNAYFVTGNFTSSIYAENCIFEDPTIKFRGRELYARNLKLLVPFFDQASIILQKIEKLHLQSLMEKTTIFVLSKWSLTWRRIMKSFRCQNELVDYVPVRGTRLLSEIYERCNVSVCEPANFEEAKKSLNWIAVMKKLLSMIEKNQT